The proteins below are encoded in one region of Streptomyces roseirectus:
- a CDS encoding IclR family transcriptional regulator codes for MVEGAAVRETAGPSSVMQKAFDLLNVFRNGRVLTLSEVARRAGLPKSTAYRVLGMLVRVGAVEHEGTGYRVAFRMMALGAASPEGAVRHVALPYLLDLHRAVGHTIHLCVLRGPEVVYVEKLYTPRARLFATEVGMALPAHCTSVGKALLAHTDPDLVESTTTGRLRALTAASVRDPALLRRELRRVRQRGVATDVEEAVPGRSCVAMPIVLGGEAVAAVSIGFPTEHGPNDVFVPPLRRTVSSIAKALPGALT; via the coding sequence ATGGTCGAGGGAGCCGCAGTGCGGGAGACGGCCGGTCCGTCGTCGGTCATGCAGAAGGCGTTCGACCTGCTGAACGTGTTCCGTAACGGCCGCGTGCTGACGCTGAGTGAGGTGGCGCGCCGCGCCGGGCTGCCGAAGTCGACGGCCTACCGCGTCCTCGGGATGCTCGTCCGGGTGGGGGCGGTCGAACACGAGGGCACCGGGTACCGGGTCGCGTTCCGGATGATGGCCCTCGGTGCGGCGTCGCCCGAAGGAGCGGTCCGCCACGTCGCGCTTCCGTACCTGCTGGATCTGCACCGGGCCGTCGGGCACACCATCCATCTGTGCGTCCTGCGCGGCCCGGAGGTCGTCTACGTGGAGAAGCTGTACACGCCGCGGGCGCGGTTGTTCGCCACGGAGGTCGGGATGGCTCTGCCCGCTCACTGCACGAGTGTGGGCAAGGCTCTGCTGGCCCATACGGACCCCGACCTGGTCGAGTCGACCACCACGGGCCGGCTGCGCGCGCTCACCGCGGCCTCGGTACGGGATCCGGCGCTGCTCCGTCGTGAGTTGCGGCGGGTCCGGCAGCGTGGGGTCGCCACCGACGTCGAGGAGGCGGTGCCCGGACGGTCGTGTGTGGCCATGCCGATCGTCCTCGGCGGCGAGGCGGTGGCGGCGGTGTCGATCGGTTTCCCCACAGAACACGGGCCGAATGATGTGTTCGTGCCACCCCTGCGGCGGACGGTGTCGTCGATCGCCAAGGCACTGCCCGGTGCCCTGACCTGA
- a CDS encoding amidohydrolase family protein encodes MGDARAGGRTDEASVPGTGTAFLPALRVFREPAQPFRREPDRDLLSPRHLNDYGEGPSTHRIGWIDVHAHFALPGAPTAWDPLSALDHTDRLGIDMQLLSDVTVTAPADVRASNEHGASVVRRYPSRFGLLAALPLSDVDAALAEIDYAHEHLDADGFALCATYDGDFLGAERFRPVWRALDAIGAGVFIHPSPFGAAALDLPRPFFEVTFDTARTVVDMVWRGVTRTAPHVRVVLAHAGGALPALAGRVALLSDADWVPHEGVTPETVREALAGLYYDTAMAGTPNALGPALAVTSPDHIVYGSDFGAPCASEPVLRQTMTSLLTGGVLAPDVAAGVGRHAHAVFPRAAARLAPTEQAVS; translated from the coding sequence ATGGGAGACGCTAGGGCGGGGGGCCGCACCGACGAAGCGAGTGTTCCGGGAACCGGCACAGCGTTTCTGCCGGCCCTGCGCGTGTTCCGGGAACCGGCACAACCGTTCCGCCGTGAGCCGGACCGCGACCTACTCTCTCCCCGCCACCTCAACGACTATGGAGAGGGCCCTTCCACGCACCGGATCGGTTGGATCGACGTCCACGCCCATTTCGCACTTCCCGGCGCCCCGACGGCCTGGGACCCCCTGTCCGCGCTGGACCACACGGACCGGCTGGGCATCGACATGCAGTTGCTGTCCGATGTCACGGTCACCGCTCCCGCCGACGTCCGCGCCTCCAACGAACACGGCGCCTCCGTCGTCCGGCGGTATCCGTCCCGTTTCGGTCTTCTCGCGGCCCTTCCGCTGTCCGATGTGGACGCCGCACTGGCCGAGATCGACTACGCGCACGAGCACCTGGACGCCGATGGGTTCGCGCTGTGCGCCACCTACGACGGCGACTTCCTCGGCGCCGAACGGTTCCGCCCGGTATGGCGGGCGCTCGACGCGATCGGGGCCGGAGTCTTCATACACCCCTCGCCGTTCGGGGCAGCGGCTCTCGACCTGCCGCGGCCCTTCTTCGAGGTCACCTTCGACACCGCGCGGACCGTGGTGGACATGGTGTGGCGCGGCGTCACGCGGACCGCTCCCCACGTCCGCGTCGTCCTCGCGCACGCGGGCGGCGCCCTGCCCGCGCTCGCCGGGCGGGTAGCACTGCTGTCCGACGCCGACTGGGTACCCCACGAAGGAGTCACCCCGGAGACGGTGCGCGAAGCCCTCGCCGGTCTCTACTACGACACCGCGATGGCGGGCACGCCGAACGCGCTCGGCCCCGCCCTGGCCGTCACCTCCCCCGACCACATCGTGTACGGCTCGGACTTCGGCGCCCCCTGCGCGAGCGAGCCTGTGCTGCGGCAGACGATGACCTCGTTGCTGACCGGTGGCGTGCTCGCCCCCGATGTCGCGGCCGGTGTGGGACGCCACGCGCATGCGGTCTTCCCGCGCGCCGCCGCCCGGCTGGCTCCGACCGAGCAGGCGGTCTCGTGA
- a CDS encoding FAD-dependent monooxygenase, translating to MATDAFPSPAQAPERAPVLIVLTRHPGLAHTPRAHITDQRTLEFLLTMEGPEVARTTAWGAGLKDQTRYRRASRRLPLNLFQHELEPVLAQAALATGMVDLPHGHEFLDLTQDDGGVDATVVERRSGHEYTVRADYLVGADGANSRVLSRIGLSVRGEMDLVPQVSAWIKANLTRYVAHRPGALYWAVDPDYAMWTVVNGFDEWVAGWSVPRGHVPDHDEVVAKIRHSVGDPRLAVEIKAVSTWSMSHAAADQYSVGRVFCMGDAVHRHPPANALGSNTSIADGYDLAWKPRLVLTGVADASLLDTCSAERAPAGRQVVDRAFTSVGQFQSIGATIGLRPETTQAEKWATVRALDDATDDRGTVDDLEYRPSTARRPRTARRRCTACSSSPV from the coding sequence ATGGCCACTGACGCCTTTCCCTCCCCTGCCCAAGCTCCGGAACGAGCCCCCGTACTGATCGTCCTCACCCGGCACCCGGGGCTCGCGCACACACCGCGCGCCCACATCACCGACCAGCGCACGCTGGAGTTCCTCCTGACGATGGAGGGCCCGGAGGTCGCCCGTACGACCGCCTGGGGTGCGGGTCTGAAGGACCAGACCCGGTACCGGCGGGCGAGCCGGCGCCTGCCGCTGAACCTCTTCCAGCACGAGCTGGAGCCGGTCCTGGCACAGGCCGCGCTCGCCACGGGCATGGTCGACCTGCCCCATGGCCACGAGTTCCTGGACCTCACACAGGACGACGGCGGCGTCGACGCCACGGTTGTCGAACGGCGGTCGGGACACGAGTACACCGTCCGCGCGGACTACCTGGTCGGCGCCGACGGAGCGAACAGCCGGGTGCTGAGCCGGATCGGCCTGTCGGTGCGCGGCGAAATGGACCTGGTCCCCCAGGTGTCCGCGTGGATCAAGGCGAACCTGACCCGCTACGTGGCCCACCGCCCCGGCGCGCTCTACTGGGCCGTCGACCCCGACTACGCGATGTGGACCGTGGTCAACGGCTTCGACGAATGGGTGGCCGGATGGTCGGTGCCGCGTGGCCACGTGCCGGACCACGACGAGGTCGTGGCCAAGATCCGGCACTCCGTCGGCGATCCGCGTCTCGCCGTCGAGATCAAGGCGGTGAGCACCTGGTCGATGAGCCACGCCGCGGCGGACCAGTACTCCGTGGGCCGGGTCTTCTGCATGGGCGACGCCGTCCACCGGCACCCGCCGGCGAACGCGCTGGGCAGCAACACCTCGATCGCCGACGGCTACGACCTCGCCTGGAAACCGCGTCTGGTGCTGACCGGAGTGGCCGACGCCTCGCTGCTCGACACGTGCTCCGCCGAACGCGCTCCGGCCGGGCGTCAGGTCGTCGACCGTGCGTTCACCTCCGTGGGCCAGTTCCAGAGCATCGGTGCCACCATCGGGCTCCGGCCGGAGACGACTCAGGCCGAGAAGTGGGCCACGGTACGCGCGCTCGACGACGCCACGGACGACCGCGGCACCGTCGACGACCTGGAATACCGGCCCTCCACGGCGCGGAGGCCGCGGACCGCGCGTCGGCGCTGTACGGCCTGCTCGTCGTCGCCCGTGTGA
- a CDS encoding VOC family protein, which translates to MNVFTSLGYVVVRGSLDDWSRFATKTIGAQPEPSAAGELRLRLDEYAYRILIEDGEPAGPASLVALGFTVPDAAALADLETHLASRGVPVREDEDLRARRGVEGLRVFSDPEGNTIEAVHGLPLAGTPFTSPLGVRFVTGDLGVGHAFMNSSGDAREAAEFYQRELGFKLSDTISMAELGVDGDGYFLHCNPRHHSVGFGRGIGPTPGIDHLMLEVSDLTTVGRVMDTINDDPDHIIVTLGEHTNDHMTSFYVTTPSGFQIEYGCDGLVVDDDTWQVAHYEAISTWGHKYIAADA; encoded by the coding sequence ATGAACGTCTTCACATCGCTGGGCTACGTCGTGGTCCGCGGTTCACTCGACGACTGGTCCCGCTTCGCCACCAAGACCATCGGCGCACAACCCGAGCCGTCCGCCGCGGGCGAACTGCGCCTGCGACTCGACGAGTACGCGTACCGCATCCTCATCGAGGACGGCGAGCCCGCGGGCCCCGCGTCCCTGGTGGCACTGGGCTTCACCGTCCCGGACGCGGCAGCGCTCGCCGACCTGGAAACCCACCTCGCATCCCGTGGCGTCCCGGTCCGCGAGGACGAGGACCTGCGAGCCCGCCGGGGCGTCGAGGGACTGCGGGTCTTCTCCGACCCCGAAGGCAACACGATCGAGGCCGTCCACGGCCTGCCGCTCGCCGGCACCCCGTTCACGTCCCCGCTGGGCGTCCGTTTCGTCACCGGTGATCTGGGGGTCGGGCACGCCTTCATGAACAGTTCGGGTGACGCGCGCGAGGCCGCCGAGTTCTACCAGCGTGAGCTGGGATTCAAGCTGAGCGACACGATCTCGATGGCCGAGCTCGGAGTGGACGGGGACGGCTACTTCCTGCACTGCAACCCCCGGCATCACTCCGTCGGCTTCGGCCGCGGCATCGGCCCCACCCCGGGCATCGATCACCTCATGCTCGAAGTCTCCGACCTCACCACCGTCGGCCGCGTCATGGACACGATCAACGATGATCCCGACCACATCATCGTCACGCTGGGCGAGCACACGAACGACCACATGACCTCGTTCTACGTGACCACGCCGTCGGGTTTCCAGATCGAGTACGGCTGCGACGGCCTGGTGGTCGACGACGACACCTGGCAGGTCGCCCACTACGAGGCGATCAGCACCTGGGGCCACAAGTACATCGCGGCCGACGCCTGA
- a CDS encoding alpha/beta fold hydrolase translates to MPTTEALTESATSKYVRTAKWKLHYNEAGDGHPLILLHGGGAGASGWSNFSSNIGFFARHYRVFAFDMPGWGKSDTAVPGDRDHVEALELALDALELDQVAIVGNSLGGRTALRFAAHHPERVSHLIPMGAPAPGVNVLGPPNDKTDGILPLVRAYFDPSPENFQAMVAAFAYDPALAEDADLARRRSEAALARPDHLENMRLSLPSGDLNGPPQLFQALPPLLAELTVPTLIVQGRNDRAVHFENALRLMAMIPSSRLYLINNCGHWAQMEHPEEFNRVVHEFISAH, encoded by the coding sequence ATGCCCACGACCGAGGCCCTGACCGAATCGGCGACCAGCAAGTACGTCCGGACGGCCAAGTGGAAGCTGCACTACAACGAGGCCGGTGACGGTCACCCACTGATCCTGCTGCACGGCGGGGGAGCCGGCGCCAGTGGCTGGAGCAACTTCTCGAGCAACATCGGCTTCTTCGCGCGCCACTACCGTGTGTTCGCCTTCGACATGCCCGGCTGGGGCAAGAGCGACACGGCCGTGCCGGGCGACCGCGACCACGTGGAGGCGCTGGAACTGGCACTGGACGCCCTCGAACTGGACCAGGTCGCCATCGTCGGCAACTCGCTGGGCGGAAGGACGGCGCTCCGGTTCGCGGCGCACCATCCCGAGCGCGTCAGCCACCTGATCCCGATGGGCGCCCCTGCCCCAGGGGTCAACGTGCTCGGCCCGCCCAACGACAAGACGGACGGAATCCTCCCCTTGGTACGCGCCTATTTCGACCCGTCGCCGGAGAACTTCCAGGCGATGGTCGCGGCGTTCGCGTACGACCCGGCGCTCGCCGAGGACGCCGACCTCGCCCGCCGGCGGTCGGAGGCCGCGCTCGCCCGCCCCGACCATCTGGAGAACATGAGGCTCTCGCTACCCAGCGGAGATCTCAATGGCCCGCCGCAGCTGTTCCAGGCCCTTCCGCCGTTGCTGGCCGAGCTCACCGTGCCCACGCTCATCGTGCAAGGGCGGAACGACCGCGCCGTCCACTTCGAGAACGCGCTGCGGCTGATGGCGATGATTCCGTCCTCCCGGCTGTACCTCATCAACAACTGCGGCCACTGGGCGCAGATGGAACACCCCGAGGAGTTCAACCGCGTCGTGCACGAGTTCATCTCCGCGCACTGA
- a CDS encoding aldo/keto reductase has translation MKTRTIGQLRVSAVGLGTMGFSHGFGPATSEPEAVGVIRKAFDLGCTFFDTAEVYADGANERLVGRALAPIRDQVVLATKFYLDGSHTRPELGRLIRAHLEASLSRLGADHVELYYQHRVPDSIPVEDVAAVMGELIAEGKILGWGQSQATEEQIRRAHAVTPLTAVQSEYSIMERMWERDVIPACEELGIGFVPFSPLAYGFLAGKVSADDTYTGDDARRVITRFHKDNVRANQPLVDLLTGFADQKGSTPAQISLAWMLHKKDFIVPIPGSRKLHRVQENLDAAELDLTDEEFARIENELAKIEIHGNRTDEDVMSLKKLLETDQ, from the coding sequence GTGAAAACAAGGACCATCGGACAACTCCGAGTCTCCGCCGTCGGACTGGGAACCATGGGCTTCAGCCATGGTTTCGGCCCGGCAACGAGCGAACCTGAGGCCGTCGGCGTGATCCGCAAGGCGTTCGACCTGGGCTGCACCTTCTTCGACACCGCGGAGGTCTATGCCGACGGTGCCAACGAACGCCTCGTCGGCCGCGCGCTGGCGCCCATCCGCGACCAGGTCGTCCTCGCGACCAAGTTCTACCTGGACGGCTCTCATACCCGCCCTGAGCTGGGCCGGCTGATCCGCGCCCACCTGGAGGCGTCCCTGTCCCGGCTCGGCGCCGACCATGTCGAGCTGTACTACCAGCACCGGGTGCCCGACTCGATCCCCGTGGAGGACGTCGCGGCCGTCATGGGCGAACTGATCGCCGAGGGCAAGATCCTCGGCTGGGGCCAGTCCCAGGCCACCGAGGAACAGATCCGCCGCGCCCACGCCGTCACGCCGCTGACGGCCGTGCAGAGCGAGTACTCGATCATGGAGCGGATGTGGGAGCGGGACGTCATCCCCGCCTGCGAGGAACTCGGCATCGGTTTCGTCCCCTTCAGCCCCCTCGCCTACGGCTTCCTCGCCGGCAAGGTCTCGGCCGACGACACCTACACCGGGGACGACGCCCGCAGGGTCATCACCCGCTTCCACAAGGACAACGTTCGCGCCAACCAGCCCCTCGTGGACCTCCTCACCGGCTTCGCGGACCAGAAGGGATCCACTCCGGCACAGATCTCGCTGGCCTGGATGCTGCACAAGAAGGACTTCATCGTGCCCATCCCCGGTTCCCGCAAGCTCCACCGCGTCCAGGAGAACTTGGACGCCGCCGAACTCGACCTCACCGACGAAGAGTTCGCCCGGATCGAGAACGAGCTGGCGAAGATCGAGATCCACGGCAACCGGACCGACGAGGACGTCATGAGCCTCAAAAAGCTCCTTGAGACCGATCAATGA
- a CDS encoding L-serine ammonia-lyase, with protein MAISVFDLFSVGIGPSSSHTVGPMRASRMFVHRLRDADLLGEVTAVRAELYGSLGATGHGHGTPKAVLLGLEGDEPHTVDVETADQRVENIKSTGSLRLSGERAIPFSFDDDLILHRRKALPYHANGMTLWAYGAGGAEVLCRTYYSVGGGFVVDEEAAGADRVKLDDTVLKYPFSTGDELLRLTRETGLSVSSLMLENELSWRGEPEVRAGLLGIWRVMQACVARGMSVEGILPGGLRVRRRAAMTARQLRAEGDPLARSMEWITLYAMAVNEENAAGGRVVTAPTNGAAGIIPAVLHYYINFVPGADEDGVVRFLLAAGAIGMLFKENASISGAEVGCQGEVGSACSMAAGALAEVLGGSPEQVENAAEIGMEHNLGLTCDPVGGLVQIPCIERNGMAAVKAVTAARMALRGDGRHHVSLDKVIKTMKETGADMKVKYKETARGGLAVNVIEC; from the coding sequence GTGGCCATCAGCGTCTTCGACCTGTTCTCCGTCGGCATCGGCCCCTCCAGCTCCCACACCGTCGGCCCGATGCGCGCCTCCCGCATGTTCGTCCACCGCCTGCGCGACGCCGACCTGCTCGGCGAAGTCACCGCCGTCCGCGCCGAGTTGTACGGCTCCCTCGGCGCGACCGGACACGGGCACGGCACTCCGAAGGCCGTCCTCCTCGGACTTGAGGGCGACGAACCGCACACGGTCGACGTCGAGACGGCCGACCAGCGCGTCGAGAACATCAAGTCCACCGGTTCCCTGCGCCTGTCGGGCGAGCGCGCGATCCCGTTCTCCTTCGACGACGACCTGATCCTCCACCGCCGCAAGGCACTTCCGTACCACGCCAACGGCATGACCCTGTGGGCGTACGGCGCCGGGGGCGCCGAGGTGCTGTGCCGGACGTACTACTCGGTGGGCGGCGGTTTCGTCGTCGACGAGGAGGCCGCGGGCGCCGACCGCGTCAAACTCGACGACACCGTCCTCAAGTACCCCTTCAGCACGGGCGACGAACTGCTGCGGCTGACCAGGGAGACGGGACTGTCCGTGTCCTCGCTGATGCTGGAGAACGAGCTGTCCTGGCGCGGCGAGCCCGAGGTCCGCGCCGGGCTGCTCGGCATCTGGCGGGTCATGCAGGCGTGCGTCGCGCGGGGCATGTCCGTCGAGGGCATCCTGCCGGGCGGACTGCGCGTGCGGCGCCGCGCCGCCATGACGGCCCGTCAACTCCGTGCCGAGGGCGATCCGTTGGCCCGCTCGATGGAGTGGATCACGCTGTACGCGATGGCGGTGAACGAGGAGAACGCGGCGGGCGGGCGCGTGGTCACGGCCCCCACGAACGGCGCCGCCGGCATCATCCCGGCCGTCCTGCACTACTACATCAACTTCGTGCCCGGCGCCGACGAGGACGGCGTCGTCCGCTTCCTGCTCGCCGCCGGCGCCATCGGGATGCTGTTCAAGGAGAACGCGTCCATCTCCGGCGCCGAGGTCGGCTGCCAGGGCGAGGTCGGCTCCGCCTGCTCCATGGCCGCCGGCGCCCTCGCCGAAGTCCTCGGCGGCTCCCCCGAGCAGGTCGAGAACGCCGCCGAGATCGGCATGGAACACAACCTCGGCCTCACCTGCGACCCCGTCGGCGGGCTCGTCCAGATCCCCTGCATCGAACGCAACGGCATGGCCGCCGTCAAGGCCGTCACCGCCGCACGGATGGCGCTGCGCGGGGACGGCCGCCACCACGTGTCGCTCGACAAGGTCATCAAGACGATGAAGGAGACCGGCGCCGACATGAAGGTCAAGTACAAGGAGACGGCGCGCGGCGGCCTCGCCGTCAACGTCATCGAGTGCTGA
- a CDS encoding IclR family transcriptional regulator → MQSVDRAVTVLETLAQRGDAGVSEIAVVLDVHKSTAFRLLGALESRGLVEQTADRGKYRLGFGLVRLAGAVTSRLDITQQGRPVCERLAEEFGETVNIAVLQEHYAVNLCQVRGPGAVGAHNWVGRLTPPYATSSGKVLLAHLSRRERAAVLESARLKPLTAHTLTSVAGLERDLDQVRGRGYAVTLEELEVGLHAMAAPVRSHSGEVIAALSASGPAYRFTEARIHELAPVLVEGAAEISSRMGHAG, encoded by the coding sequence GTGCAGTCGGTCGACCGTGCCGTCACCGTCCTGGAAACCCTCGCCCAGCGCGGGGACGCGGGCGTCAGCGAGATCGCCGTCGTGCTCGACGTCCACAAGTCCACCGCGTTCCGGCTGCTCGGGGCGCTGGAGTCGCGCGGGCTCGTCGAGCAGACCGCCGACCGGGGCAAGTACCGGCTCGGTTTCGGGCTCGTGCGCCTCGCGGGCGCCGTCACCAGCCGCCTCGACATCACCCAGCAGGGCAGACCGGTGTGCGAACGGCTCGCCGAGGAGTTCGGCGAGACCGTCAACATCGCCGTCCTCCAGGAGCACTACGCCGTCAACCTCTGCCAGGTGCGCGGCCCCGGCGCCGTCGGCGCGCACAACTGGGTCGGCCGGCTCACCCCGCCGTACGCGACCTCCAGCGGCAAGGTCCTGCTGGCCCACCTGAGCCGCCGGGAGCGGGCCGCCGTCCTCGAATCGGCCCGGCTGAAACCGCTCACCGCGCACACGCTGACCAGCGTCGCGGGGCTGGAGCGCGACCTCGACCAGGTGCGCGGGCGCGGGTACGCCGTGACGCTGGAGGAGCTTGAGGTCGGGCTGCACGCCATGGCGGCGCCGGTCCGTTCGCACAGCGGCGAGGTCATCGCGGCGCTCAGCGCGTCCGGCCCGGCCTACCGCTTCACCGAGGCGCGCATCCATGAGCTCGCGCCGGTGCTGGTGGAGGGGGCGGCGGAGATCAGCAGCCGTATGGGGCACGCCGGTTGA
- a CDS encoding histidine phosphatase family protein gives MRTLHVITHPEATHHVARTVGGWHDSALTPDGLRDARHIARALRRAIPEDTDVELFTSDLLRTRQTTTPIAEVLGVQPELNSRLREKSYGEAEGRPKAWLAERFAVPPAEGERLWHDEGVKGAEMKGDWARRVYAAMAEITQRPCAQQVVVTHGGTLTFVVAAWIGMPVESVGRVSFPVPAGSITTLTEDDYFHNRQVTSLGDTRHLLRRN, from the coding sequence ATGCGCACCCTGCACGTGATCACCCACCCCGAAGCCACCCACCACGTCGCCCGCACCGTCGGCGGCTGGCACGACTCCGCCCTCACCCCCGACGGCCTGCGCGACGCACGCCACATCGCGCGGGCGCTGAGGCGAGCGATCCCTGAGGACACGGACGTCGAACTGTTCACGTCGGACCTGCTGAGGACGAGGCAGACGACCACCCCCATCGCCGAAGTACTCGGCGTGCAGCCGGAGTTGAACAGCAGGCTCAGGGAGAAGTCGTACGGCGAGGCGGAGGGGCGACCAAAGGCTTGGCTCGCCGAGAGATTCGCAGTCCCGCCCGCCGAAGGCGAACGCCTGTGGCACGACGAGGGGGTCAAGGGGGCGGAGATGAAGGGGGATTGGGCGCGCAGGGTGTACGCCGCGATGGCGGAGATCACGCAACGCCCGTGCGCACAGCAGGTCGTGGTGACCCACGGCGGCACCCTGACGTTCGTGGTGGCGGCCTGGATCGGCATGCCGGTCGAGAGCGTGGGCAGAGTCAGCTTCCCCGTTCCGGCGGGAAGCATCACGACCCTCACGGAGGACGACTACTTCCACAACCGTCAGGTCACTTCCCTGGGCGACACCCGGCACCTGCTCCGGCGGAACTGA
- a CDS encoding S1 family peptidase, producing the protein MSKRARIAAVASALVAASALTVPAAVADTAPAKLSGAQLAQVSEAVSAADVVGTAWYTDPATGKVVVTADASVSDAEIAEIKDAAGSRAGGLEIKRTPGTFSKLIAGGDAIYSGGRCSLGFNVRSGNTYYALTAGHCTAIGSTWYTNSGQSTVLGTRTGSSFPGNDYGIVRHANASAADGRVYLYNGSYRDITSAGNATVGQSVQRSGSTTGLRSGSVTGLNATVNYAEGSVSGLIQTNVCAERGDSGGSLFAGTTALGLTSGGSGNCTTGGVTFFQPVTEALNAYGVSVF; encoded by the coding sequence TTGTCGAAGAGAGCCCGCATCGCCGCGGTGGCCTCGGCGCTGGTCGCCGCGTCCGCGCTGACCGTGCCGGCGGCCGTCGCCGACACGGCCCCCGCGAAACTGAGCGGTGCCCAGCTCGCCCAGGTCAGCGAGGCGGTCTCGGCCGCCGACGTCGTCGGCACCGCCTGGTACACCGACCCCGCCACCGGCAAGGTCGTCGTCACCGCCGACGCCAGCGTCTCCGACGCCGAGATCGCCGAGATCAAGGACGCCGCCGGCTCCCGCGCGGGCGGGCTGGAGATCAAGCGCACGCCGGGCACGTTCAGCAAGCTCATCGCCGGCGGCGACGCGATCTACTCCGGCGGGCGCTGCTCGCTCGGGTTCAACGTCCGCAGCGGCAACACGTACTACGCGCTGACCGCCGGGCACTGCACCGCCATCGGCAGCACCTGGTACACCAACTCCGGGCAGTCCACCGTCCTCGGCACCCGTACCGGGTCCAGCTTCCCCGGCAACGACTACGGCATCGTCCGCCACGCGAACGCGTCGGCCGCCGACGGGCGCGTCTACCTCTACAACGGCAGCTACCGCGACATCACCTCCGCGGGCAACGCGACCGTCGGGCAGTCCGTCCAGCGCAGCGGCTCCACGACCGGGCTGCGCAGCGGCTCCGTCACCGGCCTCAACGCCACCGTCAACTACGCCGAGGGCAGCGTCAGCGGGCTCATCCAGACCAACGTCTGCGCCGAACGCGGCGACAGCGGCGGCTCCCTCTTCGCCGGCACCACCGCCCTCGGGCTCACCTCCGGCGGGAGCGGCAACTGCACCACCGGCGGGGTGACGTTCTTCCAGCCGGTTACGGAAGCGCTCAACGCGTATGGCGTGAGCGTGTTCTGA
- a CDS encoding FAD-dependent monooxygenase has translation MGRTAVVVGGGIGGLATAVGLCGRGWEVTVLERAPVLADAGAGISLHANGLRALDALAPAVGQGVRAASRPQYTGGTRTPSGRRLARMDGAALERALGTPVMGIPRAELHGLLRAALPAGRLVSAEVSSAGEVDAELVVAADGVHSRLRRELFPGHPGAVYGGSTVLRGITRQPLRLDTDFELTWGPGAEFGHIAFRDGRAEWHAVHTAPAGVRYPDPLAEVRRRFGHWHGPVPELLEATDADAVLHHDIHELATPLPAFVKGRVALLGDAAHAMTPHLGQGACQALEDAATLVAALTVEPTLAPALARYDAERRPRAQAVARAARRAGRMGQGLRSPVAVALRDAAMRLAPSGVTVRAILRHAEWTPPTG, from the coding sequence GTGGGACGTACGGCGGTGGTCGTCGGAGGCGGGATCGGCGGGCTGGCGACGGCGGTCGGGCTGTGCGGGCGCGGCTGGGAGGTGACGGTCCTCGAACGCGCGCCCGTCCTGGCCGACGCGGGCGCCGGGATCTCCCTGCACGCCAACGGACTGCGGGCCCTCGACGCCCTCGCGCCGGCCGTCGGGCAGGGCGTGCGGGCGGCGTCGCGTCCGCAGTACACCGGGGGCACCCGCACCCCGTCCGGGCGCCGGCTCGCCCGCATGGACGGCGCGGCGCTCGAACGCGCCCTGGGCACACCCGTGATGGGCATCCCGCGCGCCGAACTGCACGGGTTGCTGCGGGCCGCGCTGCCCGCCGGGCGCCTGGTGTCTGCGGAGGTGTCGTCGGCGGGGGAGGTGGACGCCGAGTTGGTCGTCGCGGCCGACGGGGTGCACAGCCGCCTGCGCCGGGAGCTGTTCCCCGGTCACCCCGGCGCCGTGTACGGCGGTTCGACGGTGCTGCGGGGCATCACCCGGCAACCCCTGCGCCTCGACACCGACTTCGAGCTGACCTGGGGCCCCGGCGCCGAGTTCGGGCACATCGCGTTCCGGGACGGACGGGCCGAGTGGCACGCCGTCCACACCGCGCCGGCGGGCGTGCGGTACCCGGACCCGCTCGCGGAGGTGCGCCGCCGGTTCGGGCACTGGCACGGACCGGTGCCGGAGCTGCTGGAGGCGACCGACGCGGACGCCGTGCTCCACCACGACATCCATGAACTCGCCACGCCCCTCCCGGCGTTCGTCAAGGGGCGGGTGGCGCTGCTGGGTGACGCGGCGCACGCGATGACCCCGCATCTCGGGCAGGGCGCGTGCCAGGCGCTGGAGGACGCGGCCACGCTCGTCGCGGCGCTCACCGTCGAGCCCACGCTCGCCCCGGCGTTGGCCCGCTACGACGCCGAACGGCGGCCCCGCGCCCAGGCGGTGGCGCGGGCGGCGCGCCGGGCGGGGCGGATGGGGCAGGGGCTGAGGAGCCCCGTGGCGGTGGCGTTGCGTGACGCGGCGATGCGGCTGGCGCCGTCCGGGGTGACCGTGCGGGCGATCCTGCGGCACGCGGAGTGGACGCCGCCGACGGGCTGA